From the Cryptomeria japonica chromosome 2, Sugi_1.0, whole genome shotgun sequence genome, one window contains:
- the LOC131071377 gene encoding uncharacterized protein LOC131071377 — protein sequence MALLEFENGWQSSRISFSVDLSPIDMASPEKRKRSDVADMNYSTEFEFFNLSSHVNHGCDADKTESLISADELFVDGKILPQIRAPEALFLSNDSHASPESSSPARSESSSLSKTSGLENDECKSARWPSSRWKKIFKLSNNDHFRPAVDEADQILNEGKNDVKNRPSGRSRWPFSWSGGEKRGSSLFCALPFSRSKSAAERKSKPCCEASSYRSISFGAEFERKILLSGSKPFGTSSSKREDFMKPPDLTKRKGNQGRVLTNSPSRYYSRGSPGRKNQRFMVRNSKGLASGGSIGMSMRVSPVVNMPALGMRSFGGQKKGSGIFGFVSRNNRKPSHCPNCRMKSF from the coding sequence ATGGCGTTGCTGGAGTTCGAAAATGGCTGGCAGAGTTCGCGGATTTCATTTTCTGTCGATCTTTCGCCGATAGACATGGCGTCGCCGGAGAAGCGAAAAAGATCAGATGTGGCTGATATGAATTACAGCACCGAATTTGAGTTTTTCAACTTAAGTAGTCATGTTAACCATGGTTGCGATGCAGACAAGACCGAATCTCTGATTTCTGCCGATGAATTGTTCGTCGACGGCAAAATTCTGCCTCAAATTCGCGCTCCGGAAGCTCTATTTTTAAGTAATGACAGTCATGCGAGTCCAGAAAGTTCGTCGCCGGCTCGTTCCGAGTCGTCTAGTCTTTCAAAAACAAGCGGACtagaaaatgatgaatgcaaatcTGCTCGCTGGCCGTCCAGCAGGTGGAAGAAAATTTTCAAGCTGAGCAACAACGATCATTTCCGCCCCGCCGTGGACGAAGCAGATCAGATTTTAAATGAAGGTAAAAACGATGTGAAAAATCGTCCGTCTGGAAGATCGCGGTGGCCATTTTCATGGAGCGGCGGCGAAAAGCGGGGAAGCAGTTTATTTTGCGCTTTGCCGTTTTCGAGAAGCAAATCCGCGGCAGAACGGAAGTCGAAGCCGTGCTGTGAAGCTTCGTCTTACAGAAGCATATCTTTCGGGGCTGAGTTCGAAAGGAAAATTTTGCTCTCAGGTTCGAAACCCTTCGGTACATCCAGTTCGAAGCGTGAAGATTTCATGAAGCCGCCAGACTTGACCAAACGGAAAGGCAACCAGGGAAGGGTACTGACAAACTCTCCTTCAAGATATTACAGCCGAGGTAGCCCTGGGAGGAAGAACCAGAGGTTCATGGTTCGAAACTCAAAAGGCCTTGCATCAGGTGGGAGCATTGGCATGAGCATGAGAGTGAGTCCAGTGGTAAATATGCCTGCTTTAGGCATGAGATCTTTTGGAGGGCAGAAAAAGGGATCTGGCATTTTTGGCTTTGTCTCAAGAAATAACAGGAAGCCATCGCACTGTCCTAATTGTAGGATGAAGAGCTTTTGA